In the Arachis ipaensis cultivar K30076 chromosome B10, Araip1.1, whole genome shotgun sequence genome, one interval contains:
- the LOC107624400 gene encoding transcription factor bHLH106 encodes MDHNNSDLFQLLGAGAGGGYYPAAAMLMMDHHHQHQVSSDDNMSAIETQASHHQQQDRALAALRNHKEAEKRRRERINSHLARLRTLLPCNSKTDKASLLAKVVQRVKELKQQTSEIITEFETLPSETDEISVLSTADGGHGGLIFKASLCCEDRSDLIPELIEILKSLHLKTLRAEMATLGGRTRNVLVVAADKEHNSIESIHFLQNSLRSLLERSGSADRSKRRRAMDRRFTPASS; translated from the exons ATGGACCATAACAACTCTGACCTGTTCCAACTGCTTGGTGCCGGTGCCGGTGGTGGGTATTACCCGGCTGCTGCCATGTTGATGATGGATCATCATCATCAGCATCAGGTGTCCTCTGATGATAACATGAGCGCCATAGAGACACAAGCCTCTCATCATCAACAACAAGATAGAGCACTGGCTGCCCTCAGAAACCACAAGGAAGCTGAGAAGAGACGCAGGGAGAGAATCAATTCCCACCTTGCTCGTCTTCGCACTCTTCTCCCTTGCAACTCCAAG ACAGATAAAGCATCGCTTCTTGCAAAGGTGGTGCAGAGAGTGAAAGAGTTAAAACAGCAAACATCAGAAATAATCACCGAATTCGAAACCCTACCCTCCGAAACAGACGAGATCAGCGTCCTTTCCACCGCAGACGGCGGCCACGGAGGGCTGATATTCAAGGCCTCCCTGTGCTGCGAGGACCGCTCCGATCTCATCCCGGAGCTCATAGAGATTCTCAAATCTCTGCACCTGAAGACGCTGAGGGCAGAAATGGCAACCCTAGGCGGAAGAACCCGCAACGTTCTGGTGGTTGCCGCCGACAAAGAACACAACAGCATAGAGTCCATTCATTTTCTTCAGAACTCGTTGAGGTCCTTGCTTGAACGCTCTGGTTCCGCCGATCGCTCCAAACGACGCCGTGCCATGGATCGAAGATTCACGCCTGCTTCATCATGA
- the LOC107623549 gene encoding general transcription factor IIH subunit 2, protein MNNTVKRPLNGGVEDDDEDEADGADLEAWERTYAEDRSWESLQEDESGLLRPIDTTAIHHAQYRRRLRALASTAATARIQKGLIRYLYIVVDLSKAASETDLKPSRMAVIGRQVEAFIREFFDQNPLSHIGLVTIKDGIAHCLTELGGSPESHIKALMGKLECSGDASLQNALELVLGYLNQIPSYGHREVLILYSALSTCDPGDLMETIQKCKKSKIRCSVIGLAAEMFICKHLSQETGGTYSVALDESHLKELVLEHAPPPPAIAEYATANLIKMGFPQRAAESAVAICTCHEEARTGGGYTCPRCKVRVCELPTECRICGLTLISSPHLARSYHHLFPIVPFDEVSQTSQNGSSHNFSSDCFGCQCLLR, encoded by the exons ATGAATAATACTGTTAAAAGACCACTTAACGGAGGGGTAGAAGACGATGATGAGGATGAAGCTGATGGTGCAGACCTTGAAGCCTGGGAGAGAACTTATGCAGAAGATAGATCATGGGAGTCTTTGCAAGAGGATGAATCTGGACTTCTTCGCCCCATAGATACTACAGCCATTCACCATGCCCAGTATCGCAGACGGCTTCGTGCCCTTGCTTCCACAGCAGCTACTGCTCGAATTCAGAAGGGTCTTATCCGTTACCTATACATTGTTGTTGACCTGTCCAAG GCAGCTTCGGAGACAGATTTAAAACCAAGTAGGATGGCTGTGATTGGAAGACAGGTTGAGGCATTTATCAGGGAGTTCTTTGATCAGAATCCACTTAGTCATATTGGTCTGGTGACCATAAAAGATGGGATTGCACATTGTTTAACAGAACTTGGAGGCAGTCCTGAGTCCCACATTAAAGCTTTGATGGGTAAACTGGAATGCTCAGGTGATGCTTCCCTGCAAAACGCACTAGAGCTTGTTCTTGGCTATCTAAACCAAATTCCATCATATGGCCATCGAGAAGTTCTGATCTTATATTCAGCTCTTAGTACGTGTGATCCTGGTGACCTCATGGAAACCATCCAGAAATGCAAAAAGAGTAAAATAAGGTGTTCTGTCATTGGCCTTGCTGCTGAAATGTTCATATGCAAACATCTCAGCCAAGAAACTGGAGGAACTTACTCTGTTGCACTAGATGAG TCCCACCTGAAAGAGTTAGTTCTGGAGCATGCTCCACCACCTCCAGCAATAGCAGAGTATGCTACTGCTAATCTAATTAAGATGGGTTTTCCACAAAGAGCCGCCGAGAGTGCTGTTGCTATTTGTACATGTCATGAAGAGGCTAGGACAGGAGGAGGTTACACTTGTCCAAGATGCAAAGTTCGTGTTTGTGAGCTACCAACTGAATGTCGCATCTGTGGATTGACGCTTATCTCTTCACCCCATTTGGCAAGGTCATATCATCATCTTTTTCCAATAGTGCCATTTGATGAGGTCTCTCAAACATCTCAAAATGGTAGTAGTCACAATTTTTCCAGTGATTGTTTTGGCTGTCAATGTCTCCTTAGGTAG